Proteins from a single region of Engystomops pustulosus chromosome 5, aEngPut4.maternal, whole genome shotgun sequence:
- the LOC140134288 gene encoding uncharacterized protein, which yields MDDDCSHLSQKILRLTLEIIYLLTGEDCTVVRKTSGEAAMFPQPTALLQQGDYSKEILQLTSQILQLLSGEVPLRCEDVTVHFSMEEWDYVEEHESLYKDLIRHGRPLSRNSTEEPEDCRCADFIDIIEVKEENLSIPSPTTDLIDPDLPLDSPELCGHALDTLGSDEALTHPEPSDPFRNPHVISEDASPLNTSFPCPECDQSFKRKDSLVLHYKLHTGERPLVCSECGRNFMHKQTFIDHQRIHTGEKPYSCSECGKCYRHKVALLRHHRTHTGERPAKCSECGKGFLDKRSLVDHQRIHTGEKPFLCTDCGKCFRHRVSLRRHQIHHTGESLAMCPECGKNFSSKQSLREHQRIHTGDKPFPCSECGKSYKQRVDLLRHQRNHTGEKPYGCPECGKYFSMKNTLNRHLRVHCKEKLFPCPDCNATFRLKQYLKEHQKLHMGERPFSCSICGKSFTKKNIRNRHQRVCHAKQILR from the exons ATGGATGATGACTGCAGTCACCTCTCCCAGAAGATCCTACGACTTACCCTGGAGATCATCtacctgctgactggagag GACTGCACCGTAGTGAGGAAAACCTCAGGAGAAGCCGCCATGTTCCCTCAACCTACCGCACTCCTACAACAGGGAGATTATAGTAAGGAGATCCTACAACTCACCAGCCAAATCCTTCAGCTGCTCTCTGGAGAG GTTCCTCTACGATGTGAGGATGTCACCGttcatttctccatggaggagtgggactaTGTAGAAGAACACGAGAGTCTCTACAAGGACCTCATCAGACACG gTCGACCCCTTAGCAGGAACTCAACGGAGGAGCCGGAGGACTGTAGATGTGCAGACTTTATAGATATTATTGAAGTCAAAGAAGAAAATCTCAGCATCCCGTCTCCCACCACTGATCTTATTGACCCAGATTTGCCATTGGACTCTCCAGAACTCTGTGGACACGCCTTGGACACCCTAGGCAGTGATGAAGCGCTCACACATCCCGAGCCCAGTGATCCATTCCGGAATCCACATGTTATTTCAGAGGATGCTTCTCCTTTAAATACTTCCTTTCCGTGTCCTGAATGCGACCAAAGTTTTAAAAGGAAGGATAGCCTCGTTTTACATTATAAACTCCACACGGGCGAGAGGCCGCTAGTCTGCTCCGAGTGCGGGAGGAACTTCATGCATAAGCAGACCTTTATAGatcaccagagaattcacaccggggagaagccctACTCTTGTTCTGAGTGTGGGAAATGTTACAGACACAAAGTAGCTCTTCTCAGACATCACAGAACCCACACGGGGGAGAGGCCGGCAAAGTGCTCCGAATGCGGGAAAGGTTTTCTAGATAAGCGGAGTCTGGTTGACCATCAGAGAatccacactggggagaagccgtttCTGTGTACcgattgtggaaaatgttttagacaTAGAGTATCTCTCCGAAGACACCAGATCCACCACACGGGCGAGAGCCTGGCCATGTGCCCCGAATGTGGGAAAAACTTTTCCAGTAAGCAGAGTCTCCGCgagcaccagagaattcacaccggTGATAAGCCATTTCCTTGCTCGGAGTGTGGAAAATCCTACAAACAAAGAGTAGATCTCCTGAGACACCAGAGAaaccacacgggggagaagccctaTGGGTGTCCGgagtgtgggaaatatttttcCATGAAAAACACTCTTAATCGTCACCTGCGAGTGCATTGTAAAGAGAAGCTTTTCCCGTGTCCCGACTGCAACGCGACTTTCAGACTCAAACAATATCTCAAGGAACATCAGAAACTTCACATGGGCGAAAGGCCGTTTTCATGTTCTATATGTGGGAAGAGTTTCACCAAAAAAAACATACGGAACCGGCATCAGCGTGTGTGCCACGCAAAACAAATCCTCCGGTGA